In the genome of Rhizobium etli 8C-3, one region contains:
- a CDS encoding ATP-dependent helicase yields the protein MYLEKLNPQQRMAVEHGTLAAGSHVAGPLLVIAGAGSGKTNTLAHRVAHLIVKGADPRRILLMTFSRRAASEMARRVERICAEVIGSNSGIMADALAWSGTFHGIGARLLRDYAEQIGVDPAFTIHDREDSADLMNIIRHELGFSKMESRFPTKGTCLAIYSRAVNSETELPLVLRDAFPWCAAWEKQLRELFAAYVEAKQAQNVLDYDDLLLYWAQMVAEPLIAEDIGGRFDHVLVDEYQDTNRLQASILLALKPEGHGLTVVGDDAQSIYSFRAASVRNILDFPASFSPPADIVTLDRNYRSTQPILAAANAVIDLASERFTKNLWTERQSGERPRLVTVRDEAEQARYVAEKVLENREEGTRLKNQAVLFRASHHSGALEVELTRRNIPFVKFGGLKFLDSAHVKDMLAALRFALNPRDRVAGFRLMQILPGVGPSTAQRALDQMAEDPSPLQALAAMPAPPRAGQDWTFFVSVMQELKSGKAGWPAEIGLVREWYQPHLERLHEDAATRQADLLQLEQIAGGYPSRERFLTELTLDPPDATSDQAGVPLLDEDYLILSTIHSAKGQEWTQVFMLNVVDGCIPSDLGVGTSAEIEEERRLLYVAMTRARDGLDLVVPQRFFTHGQNMQGDRHVYASRTRFIPATLLQFFEVCGWPQVKSESVAAQQARQVRIDVGARMRGMWR from the coding sequence ATGTATCTCGAAAAGCTCAATCCACAGCAGCGCATGGCGGTCGAACACGGCACGCTTGCCGCCGGCAGCCATGTTGCAGGTCCGCTTCTGGTGATCGCCGGCGCGGGTTCGGGCAAGACCAATACGCTCGCGCACCGCGTCGCGCATCTCATCGTCAAGGGCGCCGATCCGCGCCGCATCCTGCTGATGACCTTCTCCCGTCGGGCGGCCTCCGAGATGGCACGCCGCGTCGAGCGGATTTGCGCTGAAGTCATTGGCAGCAATTCCGGCATCATGGCCGATGCCCTGGCCTGGAGCGGCACCTTCCATGGGATCGGCGCGCGGCTGCTTCGCGATTATGCCGAGCAGATCGGAGTTGACCCCGCCTTCACCATCCATGACCGGGAAGACAGCGCCGACCTGATGAACATCATTCGTCACGAGCTCGGCTTCTCGAAAATGGAGAGCCGCTTCCCGACCAAGGGCACCTGCCTTGCGATCTATTCCCGGGCCGTGAATTCGGAGACGGAACTGCCTCTGGTCCTGCGTGATGCCTTCCCCTGGTGTGCTGCTTGGGAAAAGCAGCTCCGCGAACTTTTTGCCGCCTATGTCGAGGCAAAGCAGGCCCAGAACGTCCTCGATTATGACGACCTGCTCCTCTACTGGGCGCAGATGGTTGCCGAACCGCTGATCGCCGAGGATATCGGCGGCCGCTTCGATCACGTGCTCGTCGACGAATATCAGGATACGAACCGCCTGCAGGCCTCCATCCTGCTTGCTTTGAAGCCTGAGGGGCATGGGCTGACCGTCGTCGGGGACGATGCGCAGTCGATCTATTCCTTCCGCGCCGCCTCAGTCCGCAACATCCTCGATTTCCCGGCCTCGTTCTCCCCGCCGGCCGACATCGTCACGCTCGATCGCAACTATCGTTCGACGCAACCCATTCTCGCCGCGGCAAATGCCGTTATTGATCTTGCCTCGGAACGCTTCACCAAGAACCTATGGACGGAGCGGCAATCGGGCGAGCGCCCGCGCCTCGTTACCGTGCGCGACGAGGCCGAACAGGCCCGGTATGTTGCCGAAAAGGTGCTGGAGAACCGCGAAGAGGGCACGCGGCTGAAGAACCAGGCGGTGCTGTTCCGCGCCTCGCACCACAGCGGCGCGCTGGAAGTCGAGCTTACCCGCCGCAACATTCCCTTCGTGAAATTCGGCGGCCTGAAATTTCTCGACAGCGCACATGTCAAGGACATGCTGGCGGCGCTGCGCTTTGCTCTCAATCCGCGCGACCGTGTCGCCGGCTTCCGGCTGATGCAGATCCTGCCGGGCGTCGGGCCTTCGACTGCCCAGCGGGCACTCGACCAGATGGCGGAGGATCCAAGCCCCCTGCAGGCGCTCGCCGCCATGCCTGCCCCGCCGCGCGCCGGCCAGGATTGGACCTTTTTCGTCTCGGTCATGCAGGAGCTGAAATCCGGTAAAGCCGGCTGGCCCGCCGAAATCGGCCTTGTCCGGGAATGGTATCAGCCGCACCTCGAGCGGCTGCACGAGGATGCCGCAACGCGTCAGGCCGATCTCCTGCAGCTCGAGCAAATCGCCGGCGGCTATCCGTCGCGCGAACGCTTCCTGACCGAACTGACGCTCGACCCGCCGGATGCGACCAGCGACCAGGCGGGCGTGCCGTTGCTCGATGAGGACTATCTGATCCTTTCGACGATCCATTCGGCCAAGGGTCAGGAGTGGACCCAGGTCTTCATGCTGAACGTTGTCGACGGCTGCATCCCGTCGGATCTCGGCGTTGGCACCAGCGCGGAAATAGAGGAGGAGCGGCGCCTGCTTTATGTCGCGATGACGCGAGCCAGGGACGGTCTCGATCTCGTCGTCCCGCAGCGCTTCTTCACGCACGGGCAAAATATGCAGGGCGACCGGCACGTTTATGCCTCGCGCACCCGCTTCATCCCGGCGACGCTGCTGCAATTTTTCGAGGTCTGCGGCTGGCCGCAGGTCAAGAGCGAGAGCGTCGCTGCGCAACAGGCGCGCCAAGTCCGCATCGATGTCGGCGCCCGCATGCGCGGTATGTGGCGCTAG
- a CDS encoding enoyl-CoA hydratase/isomerase family protein, giving the protein MQHDHEREVIIERRGTAGIIRLNRPKALNSLTLGMVRMIDAALDEFADDDGVASVVVTGEGERGFCAGGDIRVLHESGREGSDLAETFWREEFTLNHRIASYAKPYVALMDGITMGGGVGLSAHGRHRIVTERTRLAMPETGIGYFPDVGATWLLPRMPGETGTWAGLTGQELNAADAIYTGLADFEIPSSRLPDVIDALARLPAGSSPVACDALLKHLSGKATKSRLRAVRPLIDHAFCFDRVEEVLEALAADESEFAAKTRKTLHTRSPTSLKLTLRLLREGRQSVSLAACLKRELGACMQILKSADFYEGVRAAVIDKDRNPKWSPSTIEEVDADVLAPFFKPADRPLAL; this is encoded by the coding sequence ATGCAGCACGATCACGAACGGGAAGTCATTATCGAGCGGCGCGGTACTGCGGGGATCATCCGCCTCAATCGGCCAAAGGCGCTGAACAGCCTGACGCTCGGCATGGTGCGGATGATCGATGCGGCACTCGACGAATTCGCGGATGATGACGGCGTTGCAAGCGTGGTGGTGACGGGCGAGGGCGAGCGCGGCTTCTGCGCTGGCGGCGATATTCGTGTACTCCACGAAAGCGGGCGTGAGGGTTCCGATCTTGCAGAGACGTTCTGGCGCGAGGAATTCACACTCAACCACCGCATCGCAAGCTACGCTAAACCCTATGTCGCCCTGATGGATGGCATCACCATGGGCGGCGGCGTGGGCCTGTCCGCGCACGGGCGGCACCGCATCGTGACGGAGCGGACGAGGCTTGCGATGCCGGAAACCGGCATCGGCTATTTCCCGGATGTGGGAGCGACCTGGCTGCTGCCGCGCATGCCCGGCGAGACGGGAACATGGGCAGGATTGACCGGCCAGGAGCTGAATGCGGCGGATGCCATCTATACCGGCCTTGCTGATTTCGAGATCCCGTCGTCGCGGCTCCCGGATGTCATCGACGCGTTGGCGCGGCTTCCTGCCGGGTCCTCGCCGGTTGCCTGCGATGCTCTGCTGAAGCATCTTTCCGGCAAGGCGACCAAAAGCCGCCTGCGGGCCGTTCGGCCGTTGATCGACCATGCCTTCTGTTTCGATCGCGTCGAAGAGGTTCTGGAAGCGCTCGCCGCTGACGAAAGCGAATTCGCCGCCAAGACACGCAAGACGCTGCACACGCGCTCGCCGACGAGCCTGAAGTTGACTCTGCGTCTGCTGAGGGAAGGAAGGCAGAGCGTCAGTCTCGCCGCCTGCCTGAAGCGTGAGCTTGGGGCCTGTATGCAGATATTGAAATCCGCGGACTTTTACGAGGGCGTGCGCGCGGCGGTGATCGACAAGGATCGAAATCCCAAATGGTCGCCTTCGACCATCGAGGAGGTGGACGCAGACGTGCTCGCGCCATTCTTCAAACCGGCCGATCGCCCTCTTGCCCTCTAG
- a CDS encoding DUF982 domain-containing protein, giving the protein MATERWGNPVKVGFENADARTVNGPFDALKCLTDLWPANRGLRYLKARSACRAALDGRKTAEEARCEFLAAAEEAKLKLH; this is encoded by the coding sequence ATGGCGACAGAAAGATGGGGCAATCCGGTCAAGGTCGGTTTCGAAAACGCCGACGCGCGAACCGTGAACGGCCCGTTTGACGCACTGAAATGCCTCACCGATCTTTGGCCCGCAAATCGCGGGCTTCGTTACCTCAAGGCCCGCAGCGCGTGCCGCGCGGCGCTCGATGGACGCAAGACCGCCGAAGAGGCGCGCTGCGAGTTTCTTGCGGCGGCGGAAGAAGCCAAGCTGAAGCTGCACTGA